A part of Phaenicophaeus curvirostris isolate KB17595 chromosome 29, BPBGC_Pcur_1.0, whole genome shotgun sequence genomic DNA contains:
- the TMEM79 gene encoding transmembrane protein 79 — MAAADPIPEEVALLDLGKVALATPLKKVPPGLDEHPRDPEATLPWDSRSQHSARSQPEPAEAKRRSSPEGGREDPEEAALASPSAEAEDEEVPGLPVMAAHVFVPIDPQCIERIPSKQKKQPAPWPREETKGEHVPPIDKANGLRQKQIFLPTSPSRYRDPLGFEGLVAKPPPEGPRCPCCGNCGAINLKAVAAVLGALLLCPCLVYGAYVFLPFDAPLLPTISARLVYTLRCAAFATFPIVLGMIVSGISRLCSSALEPFGELQREVELHRTYVSQSIHLFILYFFNMAVLATYLPQEVLKLIPLLTGLFAISRLIYWLSYAIGRSFRAFGFSMTFLPLLAMLLWNLYSMLVLEPENLLALAASKPEEPSKDTRTKLRYWG; from the exons ATGGCTGCTGCCGACCCCATCCCCGAGGAGGTGGCTTTGCTGGACCTGGGGAAGGTGGCCCTGGCCACTCCCCTGAAGAAGGTGCCACCAGGCCTGGATGAACACCCGAGGGACCCTGAAGCCACCCTGCCCTGGGACTCCCGGAGCCAGCACAGCGCCCGGAGCCAGCCGGAGCCTGCAGAGGCCAAGAGACGCTCGAGTCCCGAAGGCGGCCGCGAAGACCCCGAGGAGGCTGCTCTCGCCTCCCCTTCAGCTGAGGCCGAAGACGAAGAAGTCCCCGGGTTGCCCGTGATGGCAGCCCATGTCTTCGTGCCCATCGACCCCCAGTGCATCGAGCGGATTCCGAGCAAGCAGAAGAAGCAACCGGCCCCGTGGCCACGGGAGGAGACCAAGGGGGAACACGTCCCCCCCATCGACAAAGCCAACGGCCTCCGCCAGAAGCAGATCTTCCTTCCCACCAGCCCCTCGCGCTACAGGGACCCGCTGGGCTTCGAGGGGCTCGTGGCCAAGCCACCACCCGAGGGGCCACGGTGCCCGTGCTGCGGGAATTGTGGCGCCATCAACCTCAAAGCCGTGGCCGCCGTGCTGGGGGCTCTGCTTCTCTGCCCCTGCCTCGTCTACGGAGCCTACGTCTTCCTGCCCTTTGACGCCCCGCTGCTGCCCACCATCAGCGCCCGCCTGGTCTACACCCTCCGCTGCGCCGCCTTCGCCACCTTCCCCATCGTGCTGG GGATGATCGTCAGCGGCATCTCTCGCCTCTGCTCCTCAGCGCTGGAGCCCTTCGGGGAGCTGCAGCGGGAGGTGGAGCTCCACCGCACCTACGTCTCCCAGTCCATCCATCTCTTCATCCTCTACTTCTTCAACATGGCTGTGCTGGCCACCTACCTCCCGCAGGAGGTTCTCAAGCTCATCCCTCTGCTCACGGGGCTCTTTGCCATCTCCCG GTTGATCTACTGGCTCTCCTACGCCATCGGCCGCTCCTTCCGTGCTTTTGGCTTCAGCATGACCTTCCTGCcgctgctggccatgctgctctGGAACCTGTACAGCATGTTGGTCCTGGAGCCCGAAAACCTCCTCGCCCTGGCAGCATCAAAGCCCGAGGAGCCTTCCAAGGACACCAGGACCAAACTCCGCTACTGGGGCTGA
- the SMG5 gene encoding nonsense-mediated mRNA decay factor SMG5: protein MSQGGGATGESGEPEAKVLHTKRLYRAVVEAVHRLDLILGNKAAYQEVFKPENISLRNKLRELCVKLMFLHPVDYGRKAEELLWRKVYYEVIQLIKTNKKHIHSRSTLECAYRTHLVAGIGFYQHLLLYIQSHYQLELQCCIDWTHVTDPLIGCKKPVSASEKEMEWAQMACHRCLVYLGDLARYQNELAGVDTELLAERFYYQALSVAPQIGMPFNQLGTLAGSKYYNVEATYCYLRCIQSEVSFEGAYGNLKRLYDKSAKMYRQLKKCETRKLSPSKKRGKDIKRLLVSFMYLQSLLQPKSSSLDSELTSLCQSVLEDFNLCLFYLPSPPNLSSTCEDEEEYESGYSFLPDLLIFRMVIICLMSVHSLKRAGSKQYSAAIAFTLALFSHLINHVNIRLQAELEEGENPVPAFQSDGTDDQELREPLNSIEKEAEADLANHQPIEEQRKNDCKKSKKYSRLSCLRRRRHPQKVDESDLSEGFDSDSSQGSIKGSDGSESGSEKSDEEAEAAFDVETDSDMNSQESRSDLEDMEDEPGEEGSGQSKSGPKEALKNCVDGSVLGDSKSPNISKTEAPDAAVNGPASLSTNDASIASNLQAMSTQLFQTKRCFRLAPTFSNILLKPNSDPPVLKDGMDSKPCVNGDLEKPGLAEQDDVSDSEESISSNKSCRNERSLQEKLEIVTNEGLLLTVKVFLDWLRTNTDLIIMCAQSSQSLWNRLSVLLNLLPSAVDLQESGLALCNEVKDILSGAELPDLKANLLLPEDVALRNLPPLKNAHKRFNFEQDRPIFSAIEESVIRICCIRSFGHFITHLQGSILQFNSELGIFISIAQSEQDNLLHQAQAQFHMAAEEARRNRLMRDMAQLRLQLEVSQLEGSLQQPKAQSAMSPYLVPDTQALCQHLAVVKQLATSGRFIIIIPRTVIDGLDFLKKENAGARDSIRYLEAEFKKGNRYIRCQKEVGKSFERHKLKRQDLDAWNLYKILDSCKQLTVSQGSREDDTTGMVTIITGFQLEDLSSFSVPMQSAIQAAANASVEIKNVLEFYKQWKEMG, encoded by the exons ATGAGCCAGGGCGGCGGGGCCACCGGCGAGAGCGGCGAGCCGGAGGCCAAGGTGCTGCACACCAAGCGGCTTTACCG agcagtggtggaggcTGTTCATCGACTGGATCTCATCCTTGGCAATAAGGCCGCGTATCAAGAAGTGTTCAAGCCAGAGAACATCAGCTTGAGGAACAA GCTGCGGGAGCTGTGCGTGAAGCTGATGTTCTTGCACCCAGTAGAttatggaagaaaagcagaagagctgcTCTGGAGGAAGGTTTACTATGAAGTTATCCAGCTCattaaaaccaataaaaag CACATCCACAGCCGGAGCACTCTGGAGTGCGCCTACCGGACTCACTTAGTTGCTGGCATAGGATTTtaccagcaccttctcctctaCATCCAGTCTCACTAccagctggagctgcagtgCTGTATTGACTGGACACACGTAACGGATCCTCTAATAG GCTGCAAGAAACCTGTGTCTGCGtcagagaaggagatggagtgGGCGCAGATGGCGTGTCACCGATGTCTGGTTTATCTGGGAGACCTTG ctcgCTATCAGAACGAACTGGCAGGTGTGGacacagagctgctggctgAGCGGTTTTACTATCAAGCCCTTTCTGTTGCACCACAAATTG GCATGCCCTTTAACCAGCTGGGGACCTTGGCAGGGAGCAAATACTACAACGTGGAAGCTACCTATTGCTACTTACGCTG taTCCAGTCTGAAGTGTCCTTCGAAGGTGCCTATGGGAATCTGAAGCGGCTGTACGACAAATCAGCCAAAATGTATCGCCAGTTGAAGAAATGCGAGACCAGGAAGTTGTCTCCGAGCAAGAAACG AGGCAAAGACATTAAGAGGTTGCTGGTGAGCTTTATGTACCTGCAGAGTCTTTTGCAGCCAAAGAGCAG cTCTCTGGACTCTGAGCTGACATCTCTCTGCCAGTCTGTGCTGGAGGATTTCAACCTGTGCTTGTTCTACCTGCCGTCTCCTCCGAACCTGAGCTCAACTTGTGAAGATGAAGAGGAGTACGAGAGCGGCTACTCCTTCCTCCCCGATCTCCTTATCTTTCGCATGGTGATCATCTGCCTTATGAGTGTTCACAGCCTCAAGAGGGCAG GTTCCAAGCAGTACAGTGCAGCCATCGCTTTCACGCTCGCCCTCTTCTCTCACCTGATAAACCACGTCAATATTCgcctgcaggcagagctggaagaaggggaaaatccAGTCCCAGCCTTTCAGAGCGATGGCACAG atGACCAGGAGCTGCGGGAGCCCTTGAACTCGATTGAGAAGGAAGCTGAAGCTGACTTGGCCAATCACCAACCCATCGAGGAACAAAGGAAGAACGactgcaagaaaagcaagaaatactCGCGCCTCTCCTGTTTGCGTCGCCGACGCCATCCCCAGAAGGTGGATGAGAGTGACCTGAGCGAGGGCTTTGACTCTGACTCCAGCCAGGGCTCCATAAAGGGCAGCGATGGCTCAGAAAGTGGCTCGGAGAAGAGTGATGAGGAAGCAGAAGCTGCTTTTGATGTGGAGACGGACTCTGACATGAACAGTCAAGAATCTCGGTCTGACTTGGAGGACATGGAGGACGAGCCGGGTGAGGAGGGGAGCGGCCAAAGCAAAAGTGGGCCCAAAGAGGCCTTAAAAAACTGTGTGGACGGCAGTGTGCTGGGGGACTCCAAGAGCCCAAACATCTCTAAAACTGAGGCTCCGGATGCAGCAGTCAATGGGCCAGCTTCCCTGAGCACTAACGATGCAAGCATAGCCAGCAACCTCCAGGCCATGTCCACCCAGCTCTTTCAGACCAAACGCTGCTTTCGCTTGGCTCCCACTTTCAGCAACATCCTTCTGAAACCCAACAGTGACCCACCCGTCCTGAAGGACGGAATGGACAGCAAGCCATGTGTCAACGGAGATCTGGAGAAGCCTGGCTTGGCAGAGCAAG ATGATGTGTCTGACTCCGAGGAAAGCATTTCAAGTAACAAATCCTGCAGGAACGAGCGATCCCttcaggagaagctggagatcGTGACTAACGAAGGGCTGCTGCTCACTGTCAAGGTGTTCCTGGACTGGCTGAGGACAAACACGGACCTCATCATCATGTGTGCTCAG AGCTCCCAGAGCCTGTGGAACAGGCTGTCTGTGCTCCTGAACCTTCTGCCTTCTGCTGTGGACCTGCAGGAATCAG GGCTGGCCCTGTGTAATGAAGTCAAGGACATCTTGAGTGGTGCTGAACTCCCAGACCTGAAAGCCAACCTGCTGCTCCCAGAAGATGTGGCCCTGCGGAACCTTCCTCCTCTGAAAAACGCACACAAGAGATTTAACTTCGAGCAGGACCGGCCCATTTTCTCAGCGATTGAGGAG TCCGTTATTCGCATTTGCTGCATTCGGAGCTTCGGCCACTTCATTACCCACCTGCAAGGCAGCATCCTGCAGTTCAACTCGGAGCTCGGGATCTTCATCAGCATAGCCCAGTCGGAGCAAGACAACTTGCTGCACCAAGCCCAGGCCCAGTTTCACATG GCTGCGGAGGAAGCTCGTCGGAACAGGCTCATGAGAGATATGGCTCAGCTTCGACTGCAG CTGGAGGTTTCTCAGCTGGAGGGGAGTCTCCAGCAGCCCAAAGCGCAGTCGGCGATGTCTCCTTACCTCGTCCCGGACACCCAGGCCCTCTGCCAGCACCTGGCTGTGGTCAAGCAGCTGGCCACCAGCGGGAggttcatcatcatcatccctCGAACAG tGATTGATGGCTTGGATttcctgaaaaaggaaaatgcggGAGCTCGGGACAGCATCCGGTATCTGGAGGCAGAatttaaaaagggaaacag GTACATCCGTTGCCAGAAAGAAGTTGGGAAGAGCTTTGAGAGGCATAAATTGAAGAGACAAGATTTAGATGCCTG GAATCTCTATAAAATACTGGACAGCTGCAAACAACTGACAGTGTCGCAAGGAAGCAGAGAGGACGACACCACGGGGATGGTCACCATCATCACGGGCTTTCAGCTGGAGGACCTGAGCTCCTTCTCGGTGCCCATGCAG tCTGCCATCCAGGCAGCCGCCAATGCCAGCGTAGAGATAAAAAACGTTCTGGAGTTCTACAAGCAGTGGAAAGAGATGGGCTGA
- the LOC138732272 gene encoding glycosylated lysosomal membrane protein A-like: protein MAAAAVVVALLLLAAGGAAASGRRVSMQYNPGWNSSSVNLLHVQAVGPADTLHYVWSSIGAPAVLLVATESESSSLRVNWKQLLSPSPAGAVWIDPPSSVVYSAAVVFTKVFEYRDTKVPGELFYPTYDLSDFSWDSINHTLNHTALTAEFKGIPATDPGGSFSNGSVAFRVTAYEAGGRDGLLPSLLHTANSSKVEFVLAGVAPRGNGSRFALEVATVEELGVTQKLRAVRSIDDEYTPTVFEMLSLVAESRNDSSTLSFLQWKATAYGSRTPRREDNIQCRSESLQAANWSLPVSSIVRAYFGEGVGSTYTVSAINISFGGEEGGVYQEKRYLSWSALLGFGQPPTDTFSPLVISITAVALGTPVLMLLGGTCLVLFAQRKRYSEYEPIN, encoded by the exons atggcggcggcggcggtggtggtggcgctgctgctgctggcggcggggggggcggcggcgagcggcAGGAGG GTGTCCATGCAGTACAACCCTGGCTGGAACAGCTCCTCGGTCAACCTGCTTCACGTGCAGGCGGTGGGGCCTGCGGACACCCTGCACTATGTCTGGAGCAGCATCGGAGCTCCTGCCGTGCTCCTGGTGGCTACGGAGAGCGAGAGCAGCTCCTTGCGTGTCAACTGGAAGCAGTTGCTCTCCCCAAGCCCAGCGGGCGCCGTCTGGATTGACCCTCCCAGCAGCGTTGTCTACTCTGCCGCCGTTGTCTTCACCAAG GTGTTTGAGTACAGAGATACCAAAGTGCCAGGAGAGCTTTTCTATCCCACTTACGACCTCTCCGACTTCTCCTGGGACAGCATCAATCACACCCTCAACCACACGGCGCTGACGGCCGAGTTCAAGGGCATCCCAGCTACTGACCCCGGTGGCAGCTTCTCCAATGGCAGCGTGGCATTCCGA GTGACAGCCTACGAGGCCGGTGGCCGCGATGGGCTCCTGCCCAGCCTCCTGCACACAGCGAACAGCTCGAAAGTGGAGTTTGTCCTGGCCGGGGTGGCTCCGCGGGGCAACGGCTCGCGCTTTGCTTTGGAGGTGGCCAcggtggaggagctgggggtgacCCAGAAGCTGCGCGCAGTGCGTTCCATCGACGATGAGTACACTCCCACTGTCTTCGAG ATGCTCTCTCTGGTAGCCGAGTCGCGAAACGACAGCTCCACGCTCAGCTTCCTGCAGTGGAAGGCGACGGCCTACGGCTCCCGGACACCCAGGCGTGAGGACAACATCCAGTGTCGGTCTGAGAGCCTACAAGCAGCCAACTGGAGCCTCCCCGTGTCCAGCATTGTCCGAGCCTACTTCGGGGAGGGTGTTGGCAGCACCTACACCGTCAGTGCCATCAACATCTCCTTTGGCGGAGAGGAAGGAGGGGTTTACCAGGAGAAGCGCTATCTCAGCTG GTCGGCTCTGCTGGGCTTTGGACAGCCGCCCACGGACACCTTCTCCCCCCTCGTTATCTCCATCACGGCCGTGGCCCTGGGGACCCCCGTCCTGATGCTCCTGGGGGGCACCTGCCTGGTCCTCTTTGCCCAGAGGAAACGCTACTCGGAGTACGAACCCATCAACTGA
- the LOC138732276 gene encoding glycosylated lysosomal membrane protein A-like, with translation MQYNPGWNSSSVNLLHVQAVGPADTLHYVWSSIGAPAVLLVATESESSSLRVNWKQLLSPSPAGAVWIDPPSSVVYSAAVVFTKVFEYRDTKVPGELFYPTYDLSDFSWDSINHTLNHTALTAEFKGIPATDPGGSFSNGSVAFRVTAYEAGGRDGLLPSLLHTANSSKVEFVLAGVAPRGNGSRFALEVATVEELGVTQKLRAVRSIDDEYTPTVFEMLSLVAESRNDSSTLSFLQWKATAYGSRTPRREDNIQCRSESLQAANWSLPVSSIVRAYFGEGVGSTYTVSAINISFGGEEGGVYQEKRYLSWSALLGFGQPPTDTFSPLVISITAVALGTPVLMLLGGTCLVLFAQRKRYSEYEPIN, from the exons ATGCAGTACAACCCTGGCTGGAACAGCTCCTCGGTCAACCTGCTTCACGTGCAGGCGGTGGGGCCTGCGGACACCCTGCACTATGTCTGGAGCAGCATCGGAGCTCCTGCCGTGCTCCTGGTGGCTACGGAGAGCGAGAGCAGCTCCTTGCGTGTCAACTGGAAGCAGTTGCTCTCCCCAAGCCCAGCGGGCGCCGTCTGGATTGACCCTCCCAGCAGCGTTGTCTACTCTGCCGCCGTTGTCTTCACCAAG GTGTTTGAGTACAGAGATACCAAAGTGCCAGGAGAGCTTTTCTATCCCACTTACGACCTCTCCGACTTCTCCTGGGACAGCATCAATCACACCCTCAACCACACGGCGCTGACGGCCGAGTTCAAGGGCATCCCAGCTACTGACCCCGGTGGCAGCTTCTCCAATGGCAGCGTGGCATTCCGA GTGACAGCCTACGAGGCCGGTGGCCGCGATGGGCTCCTGCCCAGCCTCCTGCACACAGCGAACAGCTCGAAAGTGGAGTTTGTCCTGGCCGGGGTGGCTCCGCGGGGCAACGGCTCGCGCTTTGCTTTGGAGGTGGCCAcggtggaggagctgggggtgacCCAGAAGCTGCGCGCAGTGCGTTCCATCGACGATGAGTACACTCCCACTGTCTTCGAG ATGCTCTCTCTGGTAGCCGAGTCGCGAAACGACAGCTCCACGCTCAGCTTCCTGCAGTGGAAGGCGACGGCCTACGGCTCCCGGACACCCAGGCGTGAGGACAACATCCAGTGTCGGTCTGAGAGCCTACAAGCAGCCAACTGGAGCCTCCCCGTGTCCAGCATTGTCCGAGCCTACTTCGGGGAGGGTGTTGGCAGCACCTACACCGTCAGTGCCATCAACATCTCCTTTGGCGGAGAGGAAGGAGGGGTTTACCAGGAGAAGCGCTATCTCAGCTG GTCGGCTCTGCTGGGCTTTGGACAGCCGCCCACGGACACCTTCTCCCCCCTCGTTATCTCCATCACGGCCGTGGCCCTGGGGACCCCCGTCCTGATGCTCCTGGGGGGCACCTGCCTGGTCCTCTTTGCCCAGAGGAAACGCTACTCGGAGTACGAACCCATCAACTGA